One genomic segment of Fusobacterium nucleatum includes these proteins:
- the smc gene encoding chromosome segregation protein SMC, which produces MYLKAVEINGFKSFGDKVYIDFNRGITSIVGPNGSGKSNILDAVLWVLGEQSYKNIRAKESQDVIFSGGKEKKPATKAEVSLIIDNTDRYLDLDNATVKITRRIHISGENEYLINDTKSRLKEIGTLFLDTGIGKTAYSVIGQGKVERIINSSPKEIKSIIEEAAGIKKLQANRIEAQKNLANIEINLDKVEFILNETRENKNKIEKQAELAQKYIDLRDEKFSLAKGIYITELEQKEKNLSENEDIKEKYQTECFELQEKLNKTLERLNTIDLEKEEVKKEKLLIDSRNKELRNIISEKEKEKAVTSERLDNVKKEKLVKEEYILHLDNKIEKKMEEVTEARNKKDEISKNIVEMATANKEFENKILNLENIKVEKSDLIENRTKKVRDLELEKQLASNEIENNEKKLKSSQDEVENFKQELEEANKKLLANNKEKDLVHSQLEARKEELTKTEERNEFLVNQLSEISKSINKLSQDIREFEYQEKTFSGKLEALVRMDENNEGFFKGVKEVLNSGISGIDGVLISLINFDEKYEKAVEAAIPGNLQDIIVEDKEVAKKCIAFLTEKKLGRASFLALDTIKPNRREFKANINGVLGLAADLITADKKYQKVIDFIFGGLLIVENIDIATDILNKNLFSGNIVTLTGELVSSRGRITGGENQKSTINQIFERKKEIKILEEKVTDLKSKITEGSKKREDLSIRLESYENEVDKIDSLEDNIRKSIELLKKDFENLAEKSEKISKDIRSISFNIEDAEKYKTSYQDRISSSFSTIEETEKHIASLKKDIEIDENLLKQTISKIDTLNKQFSDTRILFLNNQSTIEQLEKNIHSKEIENVELQEEKEKNSKIVIELSQNIQELETLEEELQNQIEEHTKIYNSENRDIETLNEREQNLSNEERELSKDKSKLETDLLHANDRFEKIVEVIEKIKTDILNINEKLNELAEITAQVIEVGKLKSSKEHLRSLENKLNNFGDVNLLAINEFKQLKERYDYLARERDDVVKSRKQVMDLIQEIDERIHEDFHTTYQNINENFNKMCNETIRNTEGRLNIINPEDFENCGIEIFVKFKNKKKQPLSLLSGGEKSMVAIAFIMAIFMYKPSPFTFLDEIEAALDEKNTKNLLGKLRDFTDKSQFILITHNKETMKESDSIFGVTMNKEIGISKIVSPDKITKILSENKENN; this is translated from the coding sequence ATGTATCTAAAAGCAGTTGAAATAAATGGTTTCAAATCTTTTGGTGATAAAGTATATATAGATTTCAATCGTGGAATCACATCAATAGTTGGACCAAATGGAAGTGGAAAATCAAATATTTTAGATGCTGTCCTATGGGTTTTAGGTGAGCAATCATACAAAAACATTAGAGCAAAAGAAAGCCAAGATGTTATTTTTTCTGGTGGAAAAGAAAAGAAACCTGCAACAAAGGCAGAAGTTTCATTGATAATAGATAATACTGATAGATATTTAGATTTAGATAATGCCACAGTAAAAATTACAAGAAGAATTCATATTTCAGGAGAAAATGAATATTTAATAAATGATACTAAAAGTAGACTTAAAGAAATAGGGACTCTATTTTTAGATACTGGTATCGGAAAAACTGCATATTCTGTTATAGGTCAAGGAAAAGTTGAAAGAATAATAAATTCATCTCCAAAAGAAATTAAAAGCATAATAGAAGAAGCTGCTGGAATAAAAAAATTACAGGCTAATAGAATTGAAGCACAAAAGAATTTAGCTAATATTGAAATAAATTTAGATAAGGTAGAATTTATTTTAAATGAAACAAGAGAAAATAAAAATAAAATTGAAAAACAAGCAGAACTTGCACAAAAATATATAGATTTAAGAGATGAAAAATTTTCATTGGCAAAGGGAATTTACATAACTGAGCTTGAACAAAAAGAAAAAAATCTTTCTGAAAATGAAGATATAAAAGAAAAGTATCAAACAGAATGCTTTGAATTACAAGAAAAGCTTAATAAAACTTTGGAAAGATTAAATACTATTGATTTAGAAAAAGAAGAAGTAAAAAAAGAAAAGCTTTTAATAGATTCAAGAAATAAAGAGTTAAGAAATATAATTTCTGAAAAAGAAAAAGAAAAAGCTGTTACTTCTGAAAGATTAGATAATGTAAAAAAAGAAAAATTAGTAAAAGAAGAATATATCTTACATTTAGATAATAAAATAGAAAAAAAGATGGAAGAAGTAACTGAAGCCAGAAACAAAAAAGATGAAATTTCTAAAAATATTGTAGAAATGGCTACTGCAAATAAGGAATTTGAAAATAAAATACTTAATTTAGAAAATATTAAGGTCGAAAAATCTGATTTAATTGAGAATAGAACTAAAAAAGTTAGAGATTTAGAACTTGAAAAACAACTTGCTTCCAATGAAATAGAAAATAATGAGAAAAAATTAAAATCAAGTCAAGATGAAGTAGAAAATTTTAAACAAGAATTAGAAGAAGCTAATAAAAAGTTATTGGCTAACAATAAAGAAAAAGATTTAGTTCACTCTCAACTCGAAGCTAGAAAAGAAGAATTGACTAAAACAGAAGAAAGAAATGAATTTTTAGTAAATCAACTTTCTGAAATAAGTAAGTCAATAAACAAACTTTCCCAAGATATAAGAGAATTTGAATATCAAGAAAAAACTTTTTCTGGAAAGTTAGAAGCTCTTGTGAGAATGGATGAGAACAATGAGGGCTTTTTTAAAGGAGTTAAAGAAGTTTTAAATAGTGGTATCAGTGGTATAGATGGAGTTTTAATTTCTCTTATCAATTTTGATGAAAAATATGAAAAAGCTGTTGAAGCTGCTATACCAGGAAATTTACAAGATATTATAGTTGAAGATAAAGAAGTAGCTAAAAAATGTATAGCCTTTTTGACTGAAAAAAAACTAGGAAGAGCTTCATTTTTAGCACTTGATACAATAAAACCTAATAGAAGAGAATTTAAAGCTAATATCAATGGTGTTTTAGGATTAGCTGCTGATTTAATTACAGCTGATAAAAAATATCAAAAGGTAATTGATTTTATTTTTGGAGGACTTTTAATAGTTGAAAATATTGATATAGCAACAGATATTTTAAATAAAAATTTATTCTCTGGAAATATAGTAACTCTAACTGGTGAGCTTGTTAGTTCAAGAGGTAGAATTACAGGTGGAGAAAATCAAAAATCAACTATTAACCAAATTTTTGAAAGAAAAAAAGAAATTAAAATTTTAGAAGAAAAGGTTACAGATTTAAAGTCTAAAATAACTGAAGGAAGTAAAAAAAGGGAAGATTTAAGTATTAGATTAGAAAGTTATGAAAATGAAGTTGATAAAATAGATTCATTGGAAGATAATATTAGAAAAAGCATAGAGTTATTAAAAAAAGATTTTGAGAATTTAGCTGAAAAATCTGAAAAAATATCTAAGGATATTCGTAGTATAAGTTTTAATATTGAAGATGCTGAAAAGTATAAAACTTCATATCAAGATAGAATAAGTTCTTCGTTTTCTACTATTGAAGAAACTGAAAAACATATAGCTTCTTTAAAAAAGGATATAGAAATAGATGAAAATTTACTAAAACAGACTATTTCTAAAATAGATACTTTAAATAAGCAATTTTCTGATACAAGAATTCTATTTCTTAATAATCAAAGCACTATTGAGCAACTTGAAAAAAATATTCATAGTAAAGAGATTGAAAATGTAGAATTACAAGAAGAAAAAGAAAAGAATTCTAAAATTGTTATTGAGCTTTCACAAAATATTCAAGAATTAGAAACCTTAGAAGAAGAATTACAAAATCAAATTGAAGAACACACTAAGATCTATAATTCTGAGAATAGAGATATAGAAACATTAAATGAAAGAGAACAGAATTTAAGTAATGAAGAAAGAGAATTATCTAAGGATAAGTCTAAATTAGAAACTGATCTATTACATGCTAATGATAGATTTGAAAAGATAGTAGAAGTTATTGAAAAAATAAAAACAGATATTTTAAATATAAATGAAAAATTAAATGAGCTTGCGGAAATTACAGCACAAGTTATTGAAGTTGGAAAATTGAAATCATCTAAGGAGCATTTAAGAAGTTTGGAAAATAAATTAAATAACTTTGGAGATGTAAATTTACTTGCTATCAATGAATTTAAACAATTAAAAGAGAGATATGATTATTTAGCAAGAGAAAGAGATGATGTTGTAAAATCAAGAAAACAAGTGATGGATTTAATTCAAGAAATTGATGAAAGAATACATGAAGATTTTCATACAACATATCAAAATATAAATGAAAATTTTAATAAGATGTGTAATGAAACAATCAGAAATACAGAGGGAAGATTAAATATCATCAACCCAGAAGATTTTGAAAACTGTGGAATAGAAATATTTGTAAAATTTAAAAACAAGAAAAAACAGCCATTGTCTTTACTTTCTGGTGGAGAAAAATCAATGGTAGCAATAGCTTTCATTATGGCTATCTTTATGTATAAGCCAAGTCCATTTACTTTCTTAGATGAAATTGAAGCTGCACTTGACGAAAAAAATACTAAGAATTTACTTGGAAAATTAAGAGATTTCACAGATAAATCACAATTTATCTTAATTACCCATAATAAAGAAACAATGAAAGAATCAGATAGTATATTTGGAGTTACAATGAATAAAGAAATAGGAATTTCTAAAATTGTTTCACCTGATAAAATCACAAAAATATTATCTGAAAATAAGGAAAATAATTAG
- a CDS encoding DUF2207 domain-containing protein, which produces MKKNILRIFLFLIISIISFAASFNISDLDVEAKLQKDGSMLVSEAVTYDIDEINGIYFDIDAKGYGGITSLQVFEDEGHYENNVISYREVDPVNYEVTENDGVYRIKLYSRNYNNVRTFKFVYTLPEAIKVYDDVAQLNRKMVGQDWQQGISTVKVTIEIPVSKDYDNSNILVFGHGPLTGEVDKIENTVVYRLDDYYPGDFLEAHILMEPVIFSEFNVSNVIHKNMKQELLDMEARLADEANEERDNALRREENIQKLSDNAKTIFGVEASIWAVLMYYIHVVFKRKNKSKNNDIKYLRELPDDSSPALVGGVMTKSVNNNEILATIVDLIRKKVLTLETSDKKTIITLTGSTGLLSAQEKTIIDIYINDFGDGRSLDLKSIGFFHKVPMKTAGKFEKWSSYIINEMNRKGLVYEHIGCGATLIFVLLSVIFAFGSLLQTALTNNILFMFGIPLGVVLFFSAGTAKYPSKKLAETMSKWQAFKNFLSDYSQLEEAKITSIHLWEQYFVYAIALGVSDKVVKAYRKALDMGIIKDSDGISNITYSPIFNSNFSRSFSNLNGMVSKTNSRASSAIASSRRSSSSGGGGGFSSGSSGGGGSHGGGGGF; this is translated from the coding sequence ATGAAAAAAAATATATTAAGAATTTTTTTATTTTTAATTATTTCTATTATAAGTTTTGCAGCAAGTTTTAATATTTCTGACTTAGATGTAGAAGCTAAGCTTCAAAAAGATGGCTCAATGCTTGTCAGTGAAGCTGTAACTTATGATATAGATGAGATAAATGGAATATACTTTGATATTGATGCAAAAGGGTATGGAGGAATAACTTCTTTACAAGTTTTTGAAGATGAAGGGCACTATGAAAATAATGTAATTTCTTATAGAGAAGTTGACCCTGTAAATTATGAAGTTACAGAAAATGATGGAGTATATAGGATAAAACTTTATTCAAGAAATTATAATAATGTAAGAACATTTAAGTTTGTATATACATTACCAGAAGCTATAAAAGTTTATGATGATGTAGCTCAATTAAATAGAAAAATGGTAGGACAAGATTGGCAACAGGGCATATCTACTGTTAAAGTAACTATTGAAATTCCAGTATCAAAGGATTATGATAACTCAAATATTTTAGTTTTTGGGCATGGACCATTGACTGGGGAAGTTGATAAAATAGAAAATACAGTTGTATATAGATTAGATGATTATTATCCAGGAGATTTTTTAGAAGCACATATTTTAATGGAACCTGTAATATTTTCAGAATTTAATGTATCAAATGTAATACATAAAAATATGAAACAAGAACTTTTAGATATGGAGGCAAGATTAGCTGATGAGGCTAATGAAGAAAGAGATAATGCTTTAAGAAGAGAGGAAAATATTCAAAAACTTTCTGATAATGCAAAAACAATTTTTGGTGTAGAAGCATCAATATGGGCAGTTTTAATGTATTATATTCATGTAGTATTTAAAAGAAAAAATAAATCTAAAAATAATGATATAAAATATTTAAGAGAATTACCTGATGATTCCTCTCCTGCTCTTGTAGGTGGAGTTATGACAAAAAGTGTTAATAATAATGAGATACTTGCAACAATTGTTGATTTAATTAGAAAAAAAGTTTTAACACTTGAAACTTCTGATAAAAAAACTATAATAACTTTAACAGGTAGCACAGGACTATTATCTGCTCAGGAAAAAACTATAATAGATATTTATATAAATGATTTTGGAGACGGAAGATCATTGGATTTAAAAAGTATTGGATTTTTCCATAAAGTTCCAATGAAAACTGCTGGAAAATTTGAAAAATGGAGTAGCTATATTATCAATGAAATGAATAGAAAAGGCTTAGTTTATGAACATATAGGCTGTGGTGCAACATTAATTTTTGTACTACTATCTGTAATATTCGCTTTTGGTAGTTTACTACAAACAGCTTTGACAAATAATATTCTTTTTATGTTTGGTATCCCATTGGGAGTTGTACTTTTCTTTTCAGCTGGAACAGCTAAGTATCCAAGCAAAAAATTAGCTGAAACAATGAGTAAATGGCAAGCATTTAAGAATTTTTTATCAGATTATTCTCAATTAGAAGAAGCAAAAATTACTTCAATACATCTTTGGGAACAATATTTTGTTTATGCAATAGCATTAGGAGTATCTGATAAAGTAGTAAAAGCATATAGAAAAGCATTGGATATGGGAATTATAAAAGATAGTGATGGAATAAGTAATATTACTTATTCACCTATATTTAATAGTAATTTTAGTCGTTCATTTAGTAACTTAAATGGAATGGTTAGTAAAACTAATTCAAGAGCAAGTTCAGCAATAGCTTCAAGTAGAAGATCTAGTTCATCTGGTGGAGGTGGAGGATTTAGCTCTGGCTCATCTGGTGGAGGAGGTTCTCATGGTGGAGGCGGAGGCTTCTAA
- a CDS encoding S9 family peptidase, translating to MENLKLDSFLEYKFLSNLDFNPDGSNLAFSISEADLEKNSYKHFIYNLNTKNKEIKKLTHSGKEKNSLWLNNNTILFSADRDKDIEEKKKIGETWAIFYALDIKNGGEAYEYMRLPIDVTEIKIIDENNFILTADFDNNSLNLNDLKGEEREKAVKQIEENKDYEVLDEIPFWSNGNGFRNKKRNRLYHFDKLNNKLTPISDEYTNVESFNVKENKVIFIGRTYKDKQALTAGLSTYDVKNNKLETIIPDNLYDISYANFIEDKIICALSDMKEYGVNENHKIYLIDSNKNINLLYENDTWLACTVGSDCRLGGGKSFKVIGNKLYFLSTIADSVYLNSLDTNGKVEVLSSENGSIDFFDIANNEIYYVGMRNYTLQEIYKLENNSSIKLSSFNEEINKKYKISKPEVFDFTTNGDTTKGFVIYPIDYDKNKTYPAILDIHGGPKTVYGDVYYHEMQVWANMGYFVIFTNPHGSDGYGNKFADIRGKYGTIDYEDLMNFTDYVLEKYPIDKSRVGVTGGSYGGYMTNWIIGHTDRFKCAASQRSISNWISKFGTTDIGYYFNADQNQATPWINHDKLWWHSPLKYADKAKTPTLFIHSEEDYRCWLAEGLQMFTALKYHGIEARLCMFRGENHELSRSGKPKHRIRRLTEITNWFEKYLK from the coding sequence ATGGAGAATTTAAAATTAGATAGTTTTTTGGAATATAAATTTTTATCAAATTTAGATTTCAATCCTGATGGAAGTAACTTAGCTTTTAGTATTAGTGAAGCAGATTTAGAAAAAAATTCTTACAAACATTTTATTTACAATCTGAATACAAAAAATAAAGAAATTAAAAAATTAACTCACTCTGGAAAAGAAAAAAATTCTCTTTGGTTAAATAACAATACTATTTTATTTTCAGCTGATAGAGATAAAGATATAGAAGAAAAGAAAAAAATTGGGGAAACTTGGGCTATATTTTATGCACTTGATATAAAAAATGGTGGAGAAGCCTATGAGTATATGAGGCTACCAATTGATGTAACAGAAATTAAAATAATTGATGAAAATAATTTTATACTTACAGCTGATTTTGACAACAATTCACTTAATTTGAATGATTTAAAAGGTGAAGAAAGAGAAAAAGCAGTCAAACAAATTGAAGAAAATAAAGATTATGAAGTTTTAGATGAAATTCCATTTTGGAGTAATGGAAATGGTTTTAGAAATAAAAAAAGAAATAGACTTTATCACTTTGATAAATTAAATAATAAATTAACTCCTATTTCTGATGAATATACAAATGTTGAATCTTTTAATGTAAAAGAAAATAAAGTTATTTTTATAGGTAGAACTTATAAGGATAAACAAGCTTTAACTGCTGGACTTTCGACTTATGATGTCAAAAATAACAAACTAGAAACAATTATTCCTGATAATCTTTATGATATCAGTTATGCAAATTTTATTGAAGATAAAATAATCTGTGCTTTAAGTGATATGAAAGAATATGGTGTAAATGAAAATCATAAAATATATTTGATAGATAGTAATAAAAATATAAATCTTTTATATGAAAATGATACTTGGCTTGCTTGTACAGTTGGAAGTGATTGTAGATTAGGTGGAGGAAAATCATTTAAAGTAATAGGCAATAAACTATATTTCCTATCTACAATAGCTGATAGTGTCTATCTAAATTCACTTGATACAAATGGAAAGGTTGAAGTTTTATCTTCTGAAAATGGAAGTATAGATTTTTTTGATATAGCAAATAATGAGATATATTATGTTGGAATGAGAAATTATACTTTGCAAGAAATTTATAAATTAGAAAATAATTCTTCTATTAAATTAAGTTCTTTTAATGAAGAAATAAATAAAAAATATAAAATATCAAAACCAGAAGTTTTTGATTTTACCACAAATGGAGATACAACAAAAGGTTTTGTAATTTATCCTATTGATTATGATAAAAATAAAACTTATCCTGCAATACTTGATATACATGGTGGACCTAAAACAGTTTATGGTGATGTATATTATCATGAAATGCAAGTTTGGGCTAATATGGGTTACTTTGTAATATTTACTAATCCACATGGTAGTGATGGATATGGAAATAAGTTTGCAGATATAAGAGGGAAATATGGAACTATTGATTATGAAGATTTAATGAACTTTACTGATTATGTTTTAGAAAAATATCCTATTGATAAATCAAGAGTTGGAGTAACAGGTGGTTCTTATGGTGGATATATGACTAACTGGATAATAGGACATACAGATAGATTTAAGTGTGCAGCCTCTCAAAGAAGTATATCTAACTGGATTTCAAAATTTGGTACAACAGATATAGGTTACTATTTTAATGCAGACCAAAACCAAGCTACCCCTTGGATAAATCATGATAAATTATGGTGGCATTCTCCACTTAAATATGCAGATAAAGCTAAAACACCTACTTTATTTATCCATTCAGAAGAAGATTATAGATGTTGGTTAGCAGAAGGATTGCAAATGTTTACTGCTTTAAAATATCATGGAATAGAAGCTAGACTTTGTATGTTTAGAGGAGAAAATCATGAATTATCAAGAAGTGGAAAACCTAAACATAGAATTAGAAGATTAACAGAAATTACAAATTGGTTTGAGAAGTATTTAAAGTAA